The Lacipirellula parvula genome window below encodes:
- a CDS encoding protocatechuate 3,4-dioxygenase, translated as MSSSPLSRRDFARGIAFGAAALSAPGAFAEALTLTPRQTEGPFYPDHLPLDTDNDLLIINDSIDPAIGDITHLTGRILDADGNPLRNALVEIWQVDGNGVYLHSGSDGEKRDANFQGYGRFTTGSTGEYYFRTVKPVPYPGRTPHIHYAISQNGKRLLTTQLYVRGEKGNDRDGVLRGIRDEKQRESVLIDFKPLEGSKIGELTADFPIVLGITPEDA; from the coding sequence ATGTCGTCTTCTCCTCTCTCTCGTCGCGACTTCGCCCGTGGCATCGCCTTCGGTGCGGCCGCACTCTCCGCTCCCGGCGCCTTCGCCGAAGCCCTCACCCTCACGCCTCGGCAAACCGAGGGGCCGTTCTACCCTGACCATTTGCCGCTCGACACCGACAACGACCTCTTGATCATCAACGACAGCATCGATCCGGCGATCGGAGACATTACGCATCTCACCGGGCGGATCCTCGATGCCGATGGCAACCCGTTGCGGAACGCGCTCGTCGAGATCTGGCAAGTCGACGGCAACGGCGTCTACCTTCACAGCGGCAGCGACGGCGAGAAACGTGACGCGAACTTCCAGGGTTACGGTCGGTTCACCACCGGTTCGACGGGCGAGTATTACTTCCGCACGGTGAAGCCAGTCCCCTACCCTGGCCGGACGCCGCACATCCACTACGCGATCAGCCAGAATGGCAAACGGCTCCTCACGACGCAGCTTTACGTGCGCGGCGAGAAGGGGAACGACCGCGACGGCGTGCTGCGCGGCATTCGCGACGAGAAGCAACGCGAATCGGTGCTGATCGACTTCAAGCCGCTGGAGGGATCGAAGATCGGCGAACTGACCGCTGATTTTCCGATCGTGCTCGGCATCACGCCGGAAGACGCCTGA
- a CDS encoding LL-diaminopimelate aminotransferase, with protein MSDPYFQQLFADRIGGAQYGKSAAIYKFEKIKRAKRQALADHPERQLLDFGIGENDGMADEQIRQRMAEEINVPANRGYADNGTPVFKEAVARFMHREYGVSLDPTTQVNHCIGSKSGLAIFPACFINPGDVTLMTVPGYPVAGTHTSFYGGSVYKLPLLAEKDFLPDLDGIPADVCAKAKILILCFPNSPTGRTAPPEYYERAIAFAKKHSIVILQDAAHAQLSYDRPPNSFLSIPGAMDVGVEMHSMSKGFDMIGWRLGWLCGNPLLVKAFAETKDNFDSGQFLAIQRAAIAGLDDPEIPKRIRAKYKRRLEKLVAVLKRCGFKCEMPGGTYFLYTPSPKGLADGPAFENAEACSQYLITQQSICTVPWDDAGSFLRFSVTYEAVDEAAEDALMAETESRLKGIKPIF; from the coding sequence ATGTCTGATCCCTACTTCCAGCAGTTGTTCGCCGATCGCATCGGCGGGGCCCAGTACGGCAAGTCTGCCGCGATCTACAAGTTCGAGAAGATCAAGCGGGCCAAACGCCAAGCCTTGGCTGATCATCCCGAGCGGCAACTGCTCGACTTCGGCATCGGCGAAAACGACGGCATGGCCGACGAGCAAATCCGCCAGCGGATGGCCGAGGAGATCAACGTCCCTGCGAACCGTGGCTACGCCGACAATGGGACGCCGGTCTTCAAGGAAGCGGTCGCGCGGTTCATGCACCGCGAATACGGGGTCTCGCTCGATCCGACGACGCAGGTGAACCACTGCATTGGTTCGAAGTCGGGCCTCGCGATTTTCCCGGCATGCTTCATCAACCCGGGCGACGTCACGTTGATGACCGTCCCTGGCTACCCGGTGGCGGGGACGCACACGAGCTTTTACGGCGGTTCGGTTTACAAGCTGCCGCTGCTCGCTGAGAAAGACTTCCTGCCGGATCTCGACGGCATTCCCGCCGACGTTTGTGCGAAGGCGAAGATTCTTATCCTCTGCTTCCCGAACAGCCCGACCGGCAGAACGGCGCCGCCGGAGTATTACGAGCGGGCGATCGCTTTTGCCAAGAAACACAGCATCGTCATCCTGCAGGACGCGGCCCACGCACAGCTATCGTACGATCGGCCGCCGAACAGCTTCCTGTCGATTCCCGGCGCCATGGACGTCGGCGTCGAGATGCACTCGATGTCGAAGGGTTTCGACATGATCGGCTGGCGGCTCGGTTGGCTCTGCGGCAATCCGCTGTTGGTGAAGGCGTTCGCGGAAACGAAGGACAACTTTGATAGCGGGCAGTTCCTCGCGATCCAGCGCGCGGCGATCGCGGGGCTGGATGATCCGGAAATTCCGAAGCGGATTCGCGCGAAGTACAAGCGTCGGCTGGAGAAGCTCGTCGCCGTGCTCAAGCGGTGCGGATTCAAGTGCGAGATGCCGGGCGGCACCTACTTCCTCTACACGCCTTCGCCGAAGGGATTGGCCGATGGCCCCGCGTTCGAGAACGCGGAAGCGTGCAGCCAGTACCTCATCACGCAGCAGTCGATCTGCACCGTCCCGTGGGACGATGCGGGCTCGTTCCTGCGGTTCAGCGTGACGTACGAAGCGGTCGACGAAGCGGCGGAAGATGCGCTGATGGCCGAGACGGAGTCGCGGCTGAAAGGCATCAAGCCAATCTTCTAG
- a CDS encoding APC family permease, translating into MNDASPNEPNANAALRLGLWDAVSLVIGIVVGTSIFRTAPEVFQNTAGPWSALGAWTLGGLLSIVGALCYAELATTYTRAGGDYEYLTRAFGAWAGFLFGWTQLTAVLTSSIGTMAYTFADYGVRLFGLGDAAGVWLATTPIVGATILNALGTTLGKSTQNVCTVAKVLGLIGVVAAGVACADWGNLAPAESTPTASPSSISFGLAMVFVLYAYGGWNDAAFVAAEVRDRRRNLPLALIGGVLGVTAVYLAVNVAYLAGLGFDNARATRTPATDVIEAAIGSVGGSLASILVMISALGAINGMVLVGSRVYAAAGADHRSLRWLSGWDAERGAPRAALIAQAVVALAMVFAVNRINPGDGFGTLLAATAPVFWSFLMGTGASVIVLRWRDPLRERPFAVPFYPLPPLVFCATCGYMLWSSLTYALSISPWLPLMGAGPVAVGLVVYLATPRGHASRFAD; encoded by the coding sequence ATGAATGACGCATCGCCAAACGAACCGAATGCCAACGCCGCCCTGCGGCTGGGTTTGTGGGACGCCGTCAGTTTGGTGATCGGCATTGTCGTCGGGACCTCGATTTTTCGCACGGCGCCGGAAGTCTTTCAGAATACCGCGGGCCCCTGGTCGGCGCTGGGGGCGTGGACGCTGGGGGGGCTGCTGTCGATTGTCGGCGCCCTGTGCTACGCCGAACTGGCCACGACCTACACGCGGGCTGGCGGTGATTACGAGTATCTCACCCGCGCGTTCGGAGCGTGGGCTGGTTTTCTGTTCGGCTGGACGCAACTGACGGCGGTCCTCACCAGCAGCATCGGGACGATGGCCTACACGTTTGCCGACTACGGCGTGCGTTTGTTTGGGCTGGGCGATGCGGCGGGTGTGTGGCTGGCGACGACCCCGATCGTCGGGGCGACGATTCTCAATGCGCTGGGGACTACGCTTGGCAAGTCGACGCAGAATGTTTGTACCGTGGCGAAGGTGCTGGGATTGATTGGCGTAGTGGCGGCGGGAGTCGCGTGTGCGGATTGGGGGAATCTAGCTCCGGCGGAGTCGACGCCGACTGCATCGCCGTCGTCGATCTCCTTCGGCTTGGCGATGGTGTTCGTCCTCTACGCCTACGGTGGTTGGAACGATGCGGCATTCGTGGCGGCGGAGGTGCGCGATCGGCGGCGGAACTTGCCGCTCGCGCTCATTGGCGGCGTGCTGGGCGTGACGGCCGTTTACCTTGCCGTGAACGTTGCCTATCTCGCGGGGCTTGGGTTCGATAACGCTCGTGCGACGCGCACTCCCGCGACCGACGTCATCGAAGCAGCGATCGGCAGTGTTGGCGGTAGCTTGGCCAGTATTCTGGTGATGATCTCGGCACTGGGCGCCATCAACGGCATGGTGCTGGTCGGTTCGCGGGTCTACGCGGCGGCAGGCGCCGACCATCGGTCGCTGCGGTGGCTCAGCGGCTGGGACGCCGAACGGGGCGCCCCGCGGGCGGCGCTCATTGCTCAGGCGGTGGTCGCGCTGGCGATGGTCTTCGCGGTGAACAGGATCAACCCCGGCGATGGCTTTGGCACGTTGCTGGCCGCGACGGCGCCGGTGTTTTGGTCGTTCCTGATGGGCACCGGGGCGTCGGTGATCGTGCTCCGCTGGCGCGATCCGTTGCGAGAGCGTCCGTTCGCCGTGCCGTTTTATCCGTTGCCGCCGCTCGTTTTTTGCGCGACGTGCGGTTACATGCTGTGGAGTAGTCTGACGTACGCACTGTCGATTTCGCCCTGGCTGCCGCTCATGGGGGCGGGGCCGGTGGCGGTGGGGCTGGTGGTTTATTTGGCGACGCCGCGGGGGCATGCATCGCGATTCGCGGATTAA
- a CDS encoding endonuclease/exonuclease/phosphatase family protein produces the protein MKSIVRCLFVLTAFGISHRTAVRAELPPEIRVVTYNIHHGEGTDGKLDLKRIAAIINAEKPDLVGLNEVDQGCRRSQGTDEPAELARLTGMTHIFEKNIDHDGGQYGNAILSRLPIVRHENHKLPSDYKGEQRGALEVEVGDGDDSLLFVCTHLDYRPDDHERMESIKTIEDLAAKRAGKPMILVGDLNATPDSRVMKTFAKTWSRSNSEPAFTFPSAKPDKQIDYIQFRPADEWEVVETRVLDEPVASDHRGMMAVLRRKNAKQTTAD, from the coding sequence TTGAAGTCGATCGTTCGCTGCTTGTTCGTCCTGACGGCGTTTGGCATTTCACACCGAACCGCCGTTCGCGCTGAACTGCCGCCGGAAATCCGCGTCGTTACCTACAACATCCACCACGGCGAAGGGACCGACGGCAAGCTCGACCTGAAGCGGATCGCAGCCATCATCAACGCCGAGAAGCCCGACCTCGTCGGCCTCAACGAAGTCGACCAAGGCTGCCGGCGTTCGCAAGGCACCGACGAGCCCGCGGAACTTGCCCGGCTCACTGGCATGACGCACATCTTCGAGAAAAACATCGACCACGACGGCGGCCAGTACGGCAACGCCATCCTCAGTCGGCTGCCGATCGTGCGGCATGAAAACCACAAGCTGCCCTCCGACTACAAAGGCGAGCAGCGCGGCGCTCTCGAAGTCGAAGTTGGCGATGGGGACGATTCGCTGCTATTTGTGTGCACGCATCTCGACTATCGCCCCGACGATCACGAGCGGATGGAATCGATCAAGACAATCGAAGACCTCGCCGCGAAGCGCGCCGGCAAGCCGATGATTCTGGTCGGCGACCTGAACGCAACGCCTGACAGCCGCGTGATGAAAACGTTCGCCAAAACTTGGAGCCGCAGCAATTCGGAACCGGCATTCACGTTCCCGTCGGCGAAGCCCGATAAGCAAATTGACTACATCCAGTTCCGCCCCGCGGACGAGTGGGAAGTCGTCGAAACGCGAGTCCTCGACGAACCGGTAGCGTCCGACCACCGTGGCATGATGGCGGTGCTGCGGCGGAAGAATGCAAAACAAACCACAGCCGATTAA
- a CDS encoding HAD family hydrolase, protein MPNGLAVIFDVDGVLTDSYIPHYKSWERMFAEIGVEFNDEQFRSTFGRTNRDIFAQLYPGESMTAERSKELGDRKELLYREIINENFTPLPGAVELIDALSAAGFKLGVGSSGPPENVKLTLEKLGRVEKFGAVITGADVTHGKPNPEVFLKAAERLGISPNDCAVIEDAPQGIEAANAAGMTSIGVLGTTTRDKLSHARLVVEGHHELTPERIAALINQR, encoded by the coding sequence ATGCCCAACGGTCTTGCAGTCATCTTCGACGTCGACGGCGTCCTCACCGATTCCTACATCCCCCACTACAAAAGCTGGGAGCGGATGTTCGCCGAGATCGGCGTCGAGTTCAACGACGAGCAATTCCGTAGCACCTTCGGCCGCACAAACCGCGACATCTTCGCCCAACTCTACCCCGGCGAATCGATGACAGCCGAGCGCTCGAAGGAACTTGGCGATCGCAAGGAGCTCCTCTACCGCGAGATCATCAACGAGAATTTCACGCCGCTGCCCGGAGCTGTCGAATTAATCGACGCATTGAGCGCCGCAGGATTCAAACTCGGGGTCGGCTCCTCCGGCCCGCCAGAGAATGTGAAACTGACGCTCGAAAAACTGGGGCGTGTCGAAAAATTCGGCGCCGTGATCACCGGGGCCGATGTGACGCATGGCAAACCAAACCCAGAGGTTTTCTTAAAAGCAGCCGAGCGTTTGGGTATTTCCCCCAACGACTGTGCGGTCATCGAAGACGCTCCGCAGGGGATCGAAGCCGCAAACGCCGCAGGAATGACGAGCATCGGCGTACTGGGAACAACGACGCGCGACAAGCTGAGCCATGCCCGCCTGGTCGTTGAGGGACACCATGAACTGACGCCGGAGCGCATCGCGGCGCTCATCAACCAGCGTTAG
- a CDS encoding acyltransferase family protein, translating into MSNDSPTATKPPRLLSLDAFRGMTVIGMVMANNPGSWAAGERYAPLDHAAWHGWTPTDWIFPLFLFIMGTSLAYSMKKYREGAAIDPAVYTRIIRRTILLFGLGLFSVLFGRFLSIAFREDVAFSYEAFHFDTFRILGVLQRIALVYLAASLLVLHTGLRTQVVIGAALLLGYWGLLASLPSGSDYQTRLTPEGNVVRVVDIAVLGGNHMYTQAKSEKTEPEGLLSTLPAIVNTLLGYWVGLAIMRYGANWGTVGRLAIIGAIMAAIGLAWGEVFPINKKLWTSSFVLFTSGVGTIGLGLCLGLFDVAGYRKLARPFEIVGINAIFIFVGSGLLSQLLGAISAKVTAADGTIETTSAKGWIYKELITDHIADPKLASFLFAAGTVAFWWIILWGMARRGWSVRV; encoded by the coding sequence ATGTCCAACGATTCTCCAACAGCGACCAAGCCGCCACGACTTCTGTCACTCGACGCCTTCCGCGGTATGACCGTCATTGGCATGGTGATGGCCAACAATCCTGGCTCGTGGGCGGCGGGCGAGCGCTACGCTCCGCTCGATCACGCCGCATGGCATGGTTGGACGCCGACCGATTGGATCTTTCCGCTCTTCCTCTTCATCATGGGGACGTCGCTCGCCTACTCGATGAAAAAGTATCGAGAAGGCGCCGCGATCGACCCGGCGGTTTACACCCGCATCATTCGGCGGACGATTCTACTCTTCGGCCTGGGATTGTTTAGCGTTCTGTTCGGGCGATTTCTCTCGATCGCCTTCCGCGAAGACGTGGCGTTCAGCTACGAAGCGTTCCACTTCGACACCTTCAGAATCCTCGGCGTACTGCAGCGGATCGCGCTCGTGTATCTCGCAGCGTCGCTGCTCGTGCTCCACACGGGGCTTCGCACGCAGGTCGTCATCGGCGCCGCCTTGCTGCTGGGCTACTGGGGGTTGCTCGCATCGCTTCCCTCGGGAAGCGACTACCAAACGCGACTGACGCCGGAGGGGAATGTCGTTCGTGTCGTCGACATCGCGGTCCTCGGCGGCAACCACATGTATACGCAGGCCAAGAGCGAGAAGACCGAACCCGAAGGCCTGCTCAGCACGCTGCCGGCGATCGTCAACACGCTGCTCGGCTACTGGGTCGGCTTGGCGATCATGCGCTACGGCGCCAATTGGGGAACCGTCGGCCGGCTCGCCATCATCGGCGCCATCATGGCCGCGATCGGGCTCGCCTGGGGTGAAGTCTTTCCCATCAACAAGAAGCTCTGGACCAGTAGCTTCGTGCTGTTCACAAGCGGCGTCGGCACGATCGGACTCGGACTCTGCCTCGGCCTATTCGACGTCGCTGGCTACCGCAAGCTCGCGCGGCCGTTCGAGATCGTCGGCATCAACGCGATTTTCATCTTTGTCGGCTCGGGGCTGCTGAGCCAACTCCTCGGCGCCATCAGCGCGAAGGTGACGGCGGCTGACGGAACAATCGAGACGACCAGCGCGAAAGGCTGGATTTACAAAGAACTGATTACCGACCACATCGCCGACCCGAAATTGGCCTCGTTCCTATTCGCTGCGGGGACGGTTGCCTTCTGGTGGATTATCCTATGGGGAATGGCCCGCCGCGGTTGGTCGGTGCGGGTGTAA